In Rhipicephalus microplus isolate Deutch F79 chromosome 7, USDA_Rmic, whole genome shotgun sequence, one genomic interval encodes:
- the LOC142766881 gene encoding uncharacterized protein LOC142766881: MATEYKYNATLFAGFTYGFSQEVFLVFDGKRGIKNKFCDLKRNYLNLSFGIAAYDVDFDSIQHQCAKMGIDGPYDRVAFLTRLRDFIALNYTGAASEVDCNQVT, translated from the exons ATGGCAACAGAATACAAGTACAACGCCACACTCTTCGCTGGATTCACCTACGGCTTTAGCCAAGAAGTCTTCTTGGTCTTCGATGGCAAAAGAGGTATAAAAAACAAG TTCTGCGACCTGAAGCGGAACTACCTGAACCTGAGCTTCGGCATCGCCGCCTACGACGTCGACTTCGACTCGATTCAGCATCAGTGCGCCAAGATGGGCATCGACGGGCCGTACGACCGCGTCGCCTTCCTGACCAGGCTGCGAGACTTCATCGCGCTGAACTACACCGGCGCAGCTAGCGAGGTCGATTGCAACCAGGTCACGTGA